Proteins encoded together in one Streptomyces sp. B1I3 window:
- a CDS encoding STM4014 family protein, whose protein sequence is MSPSANSTPPLAVVGNPGNRRVALFQEAVRAAGLPRARTVSWRQVLRGEAAFLPGERVRIDSPGEDAEVERLLRGVDDPARVEGSALWYTRFTSAVRDVGRAAAAAGAVLLSDPHDIAVLFDKRLCHGVMDAAGVPVPDSATSGPATAPVRDWTGVRRLMAEHRMPRAFVKLAHGSSASGVLAVETAGPGRVRATTSVERDEAGRLFNSLRVRTYRTEREVAAVVDALAPDGLHVERWLPKASVRGGRVADLRVVVIAGRATHAVVRTSRSPMTNLHLGGARGDLHEVRAAVEGAGGSWHEALAVCERAAACFPDTLCVGVDLLPATGWRRFAVGEVNAFGDLLPRLTGLPGSGAEGMDTYRAQVAAVPAKRSPAGERPAGRRPAEERRANDPAKNYRARNDRDTPAA, encoded by the coding sequence ATGTCGCCGTCAGCGAATAGCACGCCGCCGCTCGCGGTCGTCGGCAATCCCGGCAACCGCAGGGTGGCGCTCTTCCAGGAGGCGGTGCGCGCCGCCGGGCTTCCCCGGGCGCGCACCGTGTCCTGGCGTCAGGTGTTGCGGGGCGAGGCCGCCTTCCTGCCCGGTGAGAGGGTCCGTATCGACTCGCCCGGCGAGGACGCCGAGGTCGAGCGGCTGTTGCGCGGGGTGGACGACCCGGCCAGGGTCGAGGGCTCCGCCCTCTGGTACACCCGGTTCACCTCTGCCGTCCGGGATGTGGGCCGGGCGGCCGCTGCGGCCGGGGCGGTCCTGCTGAGCGATCCCCACGACATCGCGGTGCTCTTCGACAAACGGCTCTGCCACGGTGTCATGGACGCCGCCGGAGTACCCGTGCCGGACTCGGCCACGTCCGGGCCGGCCACGGCCCCGGTCCGGGACTGGACGGGCGTGCGCAGGCTGATGGCCGAGCACCGTATGCCGAGGGCTTTCGTCAAGCTCGCCCACGGCTCCTCCGCCTCCGGAGTGCTGGCCGTGGAAACGGCCGGCCCCGGCCGGGTGCGCGCGACGACATCCGTGGAGCGGGACGAGGCGGGCCGTCTCTTCAACTCACTGCGGGTGCGCACCTACCGGACGGAACGCGAGGTGGCGGCGGTCGTCGACGCGCTCGCACCGGACGGCCTGCACGTGGAGCGCTGGCTGCCGAAGGCCTCGGTCCGGGGCGGCCGGGTGGCCGACCTCCGGGTCGTGGTGATCGCGGGCCGCGCGACCCACGCGGTCGTGCGGACCAGCCGCTCCCCCATGACCAACCTGCACCTCGGCGGCGCCCGCGGCGATCTGCACGAGGTCCGGGCAGCCGTCGAGGGGGCAGGAGGCAGCTGGCACGAAGCCCTGGCGGTGTGCGAGCGGGCTGCCGCCTGCTTCCCTGACACCCTGTGCGTGGGTGTCGATCTGCTGCCCGCCACCGGTTGGCGGCGCTTCGCCGTCGGCGAGGTCAACGCGTTCGGAGACCTCCTGCCGCGCCTGACCGGCCTGCCGGGCAGTGGCGCCGAGGGCATGGACACCTACCGGGCGCAGGTGGCCGCGGTGCCGGCGAAACGGAGCCCCGCCGGGGAACGGCCTGCCGGGAGACGACCTGCCGAAGAACGACGAGCGAACGACCCAGCGAAGAACTACCGAGCGAGGAACGACCGTGACACCCCAGCCGCCTGA
- a CDS encoding STM4013/SEN3800 family hydrolase: MNAVVGSHDLLMVTLDTLRYDVAEELAAAGRIPRLARHLPGGVWEKRHAPGSFTYASHQAMFAGFLPTPATPGPHPRLFAARFAGSESTADGTFVHDAPDLLAGLADAGYRTVCIGGVGFFDRRPPLGSVLPGMFQESHWEPGFGVASPASFENQVSRAEQIVAELPREQRLFLFVNVSALHQPNWFHLPGATAEHGDSRATHAAALEYVDRHIDRLFAAASSRRRCFAIVCSDHGTAYGEDGYTGHRIGHEAVWTVPYAHFILDPGASR, encoded by the coding sequence ATGAACGCCGTCGTGGGGAGCCACGACCTGCTGATGGTCACCCTCGACACCCTGCGGTACGACGTGGCCGAGGAGTTGGCCGCCGCCGGGCGCATACCCCGTCTCGCCCGTCACCTGCCCGGGGGCGTCTGGGAGAAGAGGCATGCACCGGGCAGCTTCACCTACGCCTCCCACCAGGCGATGTTCGCCGGTTTCCTGCCCACGCCCGCCACCCCCGGACCGCACCCCCGGCTCTTCGCGGCGCGCTTCGCGGGAAGTGAGTCCACGGCGGACGGCACGTTCGTCCACGACGCGCCCGATCTGCTCGCCGGACTCGCGGACGCCGGTTACCGCACGGTGTGCATCGGCGGCGTCGGCTTCTTCGACCGGCGCCCGCCGCTCGGCTCGGTGCTGCCCGGCATGTTCCAGGAAAGCCACTGGGAGCCCGGATTCGGCGTCGCCTCCCCCGCCTCCTTCGAGAACCAGGTGTCGCGCGCCGAGCAGATCGTCGCGGAACTTCCGCGGGAACAGCGACTGTTCCTCTTCGTCAACGTCTCGGCCCTGCACCAGCCCAACTGGTTCCACCTGCCCGGCGCCACCGCCGAGCACGGCGATTCCCGGGCCACCCACGCCGCGGCACTGGAGTACGTCGACCGGCACATCGACCGCCTCTTCGCCGCCGCGAGCAGCCGCCGCAGGTGCTTCGCCATCGTCTGCTCCGACCACGGCACGGCGTACGGCGAGGACGGATACACCGGTCACCGGATCGGTCACGAAGCCGTGTGGACCGTGCCCTACGCCCACTTCATCCTCGACCCGGGGGCAAGCCGATGA
- a CDS encoding STM4012 family radical SAM protein: MTSTTTATTGTDPATTTAGTTGTTAATTGTRPYQSYVYAYPHKTAYRPLGDHPAGRPLLSRLWAGERKDALSLYLHIPFCEVRCGFCNLFTRIGAPDELTTRYLDALDRQATAVRDALGDDEPVRFAAAAFGGGTPTFLTAGELERLCDIAEKRMGADLRSVPLSVETSPSTATADRLTVLADRGTTRISIGVQSFVDDEARAAVRPQHRSEVEAALGRIRDARIPVLNIDLIYGIDGQTEESWHTSLEAALAWRPEELYLYPLYVRPLTGLGRLGDAARTTGAPDSADSAWDGQRLRLYRAGRDHLLARGYEQVSMRMFRRVDAPPAGPGDHACQTDGMIGLGCGARSYTSSLHYSFDYAVEMREIRGIIDGFTATQDFSRAEVGRYVDEDEARRRHLLQSLLQADGLAPAEYRARFGTDPGSDFPAELALFAGRGWLDDSAGPGLLRLSPEGLAHSDALGPELFSPAVRAAMAAYERK, translated from the coding sequence GTGACCAGTACGACAACAGCCACGACCGGAACAGACCCGGCAACCACCACAGCGGGCACCACCGGCACCACGGCGGCCACCACCGGCACCAGGCCCTATCAGAGCTACGTCTACGCCTACCCGCACAAGACCGCCTACCGCCCGCTCGGCGACCACCCGGCAGGACGGCCTCTGCTGAGCCGGCTGTGGGCCGGCGAACGGAAGGACGCCCTCTCCCTCTATCTCCACATACCGTTCTGCGAGGTCCGCTGCGGCTTCTGCAACCTCTTCACCCGGATCGGCGCCCCCGACGAGCTGACCACGCGTTATCTCGACGCACTGGACCGGCAAGCCACCGCCGTCCGCGACGCTCTCGGCGACGACGAGCCGGTGCGGTTCGCCGCGGCCGCCTTCGGCGGCGGAACCCCCACCTTCCTCACCGCCGGCGAGCTGGAACGCCTCTGCGACATCGCGGAGAAGCGGATGGGTGCCGACCTGCGGTCCGTGCCCCTGTCCGTCGAGACCTCGCCCTCCACCGCGACGGCCGACCGGCTGACGGTTCTGGCCGATCGCGGCACCACCCGGATCAGCATCGGGGTCCAGAGCTTCGTCGACGACGAGGCCCGAGCGGCGGTCCGCCCACAGCACCGCTCCGAGGTGGAGGCGGCCCTGGGCCGGATCCGCGACGCCCGCATCCCGGTGCTCAACATCGACCTGATCTACGGCATCGACGGGCAGACGGAGGAGAGCTGGCACACCTCTCTGGAGGCGGCACTCGCCTGGCGCCCAGAGGAGCTGTACCTCTACCCCCTGTACGTACGCCCGCTGACCGGTCTCGGGCGGCTCGGCGACGCGGCAAGGACGACAGGCGCACCGGACAGTGCGGACTCCGCCTGGGACGGGCAGCGGCTGCGGCTCTACCGCGCGGGCCGCGACCATCTGCTGGCCCGGGGCTACGAGCAGGTCTCGATGCGCATGTTCCGCCGCGTGGACGCCCCGCCCGCGGGCCCCGGCGACCACGCGTGCCAGACCGACGGCATGATCGGGCTGGGCTGCGGTGCCCGTTCGTACACCTCCTCGCTCCACTACTCCTTCGACTACGCCGTGGAGATGCGGGAGATCCGGGGCATCATCGACGGCTTCACCGCGACGCAGGACTTCTCCCGCGCGGAGGTCGGCAGGTACGTCGACGAGGACGAGGCGCGCAGACGCCATCTCCTCCAGTCACTCCTCCAGGCCGACGGCCTGGCGCCCGCCGAGTACCGCGCGAGGTTCGGTACGGACCCCGGCAGCGACTTCCCCGCGGAACTCGCCCTGTTCGCCGGGCGTGGCTGGCTGGACGACTCCGCGGGCCCCGGCCTGCTGCGGCTCTCGCCCGAGGGCCTGGCCCATTCCGACGCGCTGGGCCCGGAGTTGTTCTCCCCCGCCGTACGGGCCGCCATGGCCGCGTACGAACGAAAGTGA
- a CDS encoding SGNH/GDSL hydrolase family protein, whose protein sequence is MADDSRNKLRGIIGSYAAIGDSFTEGVGDPGPDGRLVGWADRLAVLLADQLPIPDAAAEPVDDPHGHFRYANLAVRGRLLDQIVEEQVPRAKELAPDLVSFCAGGNDILRPGSDPDDVAERFERAVADLTQVVGTVMVTTGFDTRGIPVLRHLRGKIATYTAHVRSIADRYDCPVLDLWSLRSVQDRRAWDDDRLHLSAEGHTRVALRAAQVLGIEVPADPDQVWPPQAQRGTFEVRRDDIHWAREYLVPWIGRRLRGESSGDHVEAKRPDLLPL, encoded by the coding sequence GTGGCAGACGATTCGAGAAACAAACTACGAGGCATCATCGGGTCGTACGCAGCGATTGGTGACAGCTTCACCGAGGGCGTCGGAGACCCCGGCCCCGACGGGAGACTGGTCGGCTGGGCGGACCGGCTCGCGGTCCTCCTCGCGGACCAGCTCCCAATTCCTGATGCAGCGGCCGAGCCGGTGGACGACCCGCACGGGCACTTCCGGTACGCCAATCTCGCCGTACGCGGACGCCTCCTCGACCAGATAGTCGAGGAACAGGTGCCCCGCGCCAAGGAGCTGGCCCCCGACCTGGTCAGCTTCTGCGCGGGTGGCAACGACATCCTCCGGCCGGGCTCCGACCCCGACGACGTGGCCGAACGCTTCGAGCGCGCGGTCGCGGACCTGACGCAGGTGGTCGGCACGGTCATGGTCACCACCGGTTTCGACACACGCGGTATCCCGGTGCTCCGCCACCTGCGCGGCAAGATCGCCACGTACACCGCCCACGTCCGGTCCATCGCCGACCGCTACGACTGCCCGGTCCTCGACCTGTGGTCGCTGCGGTCCGTCCAGGACAGGCGCGCCTGGGACGACGACCGGTTGCACCTCTCGGCCGAGGGGCACACCCGGGTCGCGCTGCGTGCCGCCCAGGTCCTGGGTATCGAAGTGCCGGCCGATCCGGACCAGGTGTGGCCGCCACAGGCGCAGCGCGGGACGTTCGAGGTGCGTCGTGACGACATCCACTGGGCGCGTGAGTACCTCGTCCCGTGGATCGGACGGCGCCTTCGCGGCGAGTCGTCCGGGGACCACGTCGAGGCCAAGCGCCCCGACCTGCTGCCGCTCTGA
- a CDS encoding LysM peptidoglycan-binding domain-containing M23 family metallopeptidase, whose translation MPAKGKHRRTKTGPISRGVLAAGTGGAVLALPLIGATGAHAAEQAAPAAKPAAAATQAAPAASVAKKQSAPTTYSVVSGDYLSKIAADQKVKGGWQKLYKDNREVVGDNPSLIFPGMKLTLGAKASAPATKAAPSKATPSKAEAAAPKAAAPKAAAPAEKTTEVTDTAASAGTSESNSSGYTTPVADANVTTQYRAAGSSWSSGYHTGSDFQAASGTSVRSIGPGTVVSAGWSGAYGNEIVIQHSDGMYSQYAHLSSLEVSAGQTVTGGQEIGLSGSTGNSTGPHLHFEVRTGPSYGSDVDPIAYLRSHGVSV comes from the coding sequence ATGCCCGCAAAGGGTAAGCACCGCCGTACGAAGACCGGACCGATCTCCCGTGGCGTTCTCGCCGCGGGGACCGGCGGCGCCGTCCTCGCCCTTCCGCTGATCGGCGCCACCGGCGCCCACGCGGCGGAGCAGGCCGCCCCGGCCGCCAAGCCGGCCGCCGCCGCGACGCAGGCCGCACCGGCCGCGTCGGTGGCGAAGAAGCAGAGCGCCCCCACGACCTACTCCGTGGTCTCCGGCGACTACCTGTCGAAGATCGCCGCAGACCAGAAGGTCAAGGGCGGCTGGCAGAAGCTGTACAAGGACAACCGCGAGGTCGTCGGTGACAACCCGAGCCTGATCTTCCCGGGTATGAAGCTGACCCTCGGCGCCAAGGCGTCCGCCCCCGCCACGAAGGCCGCGCCCTCGAAGGCCACCCCCTCGAAGGCCGAGGCCGCCGCCCCGAAGGCCGCCGCCCCCAAGGCCGCAGCTCCGGCCGAGAAGACCACCGAGGTGACCGACACCGCCGCGTCCGCCGGTACGTCCGAGAGCAACAGCTCCGGCTACACCACCCCGGTGGCCGACGCCAACGTCACCACCCAGTACCGCGCCGCCGGTTCCAGCTGGTCCAGCGGCTACCACACCGGCTCCGACTTCCAGGCGGCCTCCGGTACGAGCGTCCGGTCCATCGGCCCGGGCACCGTCGTCTCCGCCGGATGGAGCGGCGCGTACGGCAACGAGATCGTCATCCAGCACAGCGACGGCATGTACTCCCAGTACGCCCACCTGTCCTCGCTCGAGGTCTCGGCCGGCCAGACCGTCACCGGCGGCCAGGAGATCGGCCTGTCCGGCTCCACCGGCAACTCCACTGGCCCGCACCTCCACTTCGAGGTCCGCACCGGCCCGAGCTACGGCTCGGACGTCGACCCGATCGCCTACCTGCGCTCGCACGGCGTCTCCGTCTGA
- a CDS encoding tyrosine-protein phosphatase, with product MTQLPEVPSTTIDIELTGVRNFRDVGGLPTVDGRRVRQGRLYRSGHLAHATESDAAFLAGLGLHTVFDFRNAADHKLDGHDVELPGIRNVSIPLSDPADGAEFWRLVRDGNIEQLRSILADGKGTERMIASYRAIITDRTAEHSRVLHALAEDSVPALMHCAAGKDRAGLSIAVSLLAVGVEKEAIEADYLKSNDAHRRYRIRRSDTSSAGMSDEVMELLNPLFGARPEYLAAAFATIEETWGSTDRYLLDGLKLSPETREKLRERLVEDA from the coding sequence GTGACGCAGCTGCCAGAGGTTCCGTCGACGACCATCGACATCGAGCTCACCGGTGTCCGTAACTTCCGCGACGTGGGAGGGCTCCCGACCGTCGACGGCCGCAGGGTGCGCCAGGGGCGCCTCTACCGCAGCGGCCACCTGGCACACGCCACCGAGTCGGACGCCGCCTTCCTCGCCGGTCTCGGGCTGCACACCGTCTTCGACTTCCGCAACGCCGCCGACCACAAGCTGGACGGCCATGACGTGGAGCTGCCAGGCATCCGGAATGTCAGCATTCCGCTCTCCGACCCGGCCGACGGAGCCGAGTTCTGGCGCCTGGTGAGGGACGGCAACATCGAGCAGCTTCGCTCGATCCTCGCCGACGGCAAGGGGACGGAACGGATGATCGCCTCCTACCGGGCCATCATCACGGACCGCACGGCGGAGCACAGCCGCGTGCTGCACGCGCTGGCCGAGGACAGCGTCCCGGCGCTCATGCACTGCGCCGCGGGCAAGGACCGGGCCGGACTCTCGATCGCGGTCTCGCTGCTGGCCGTCGGCGTCGAGAAGGAAGCCATCGAGGCCGACTACCTCAAGTCCAACGACGCGCACCGCCGCTACAGGATCAGGCGGAGCGACACGTCGTCGGCGGGGATGTCGGACGAGGTGATGGAGCTCCTGAACCCGCTCTTCGGCGCGCGCCCTGAATACCTCGCCGCCGCCTTCGCCACCATCGAGGAGACCTGGGGCAGCACGGACCGCTACCTCCTGGACGGCCTGAAGCTCTCCCCGGAGACGCGGGAGAAGCTGCGCGAGCGTCTCGTCGAGGACGCGTAG
- a CDS encoding DUF6126 family protein: MSDSEDYDPLTPRRPKGQDTQERKMPRGVIIRLFAYLVAGHVVAAFLFLLFTVAGKG; encoded by the coding sequence ATGTCTGATTCAGAGGACTACGACCCGCTCACCCCACGCCGGCCGAAGGGCCAGGACACCCAGGAGCGCAAGATGCCCCGGGGTGTCATCATCCGGCTCTTCGCCTACCTGGTGGCCGGGCACGTCGTCGCGGCCTTCCTCTTCCTGCTGTTCACCGTGGCGGGAAAGGGCTGA
- a CDS encoding helix-turn-helix domain-containing protein translates to MNPADTGVADELPGIAPRLRDLRRNRGLTLEGAARRAGLSPAHLSRLETGNRQPSLPMLLGLARIYGTTVSELLGEMPPERDAIVRGGPLGGAGAEADGWLYRQAGGSGRAMQALRVRVPYGAQGDLVRVHPGEEWLYVLDGRLRVVLGETVHDLDPGDSAHFDSLTPHRIAALDRAGVQLLFVHTLLQSPAAELCLGSGTHRF, encoded by the coding sequence ATGAATCCTGCTGACACAGGAGTGGCCGACGAACTGCCCGGCATCGCGCCACGCCTGCGCGACCTGCGCCGCAACCGGGGTCTCACCCTGGAGGGCGCCGCCCGGCGTGCCGGGCTCTCCCCGGCCCACCTCTCCCGCCTGGAGACCGGCAACCGGCAGCCTTCGCTGCCCATGCTGCTCGGCCTCGCCAGAATCTACGGTACGACGGTCTCCGAGCTCCTCGGCGAGATGCCGCCCGAACGTGACGCGATCGTCCGGGGCGGTCCACTCGGGGGCGCGGGCGCCGAGGCCGACGGCTGGCTGTACCGGCAGGCGGGCGGTTCGGGTCGCGCCATGCAGGCACTGCGGGTCCGCGTCCCGTACGGCGCCCAGGGCGACCTCGTCCGCGTCCACCCGGGCGAGGAGTGGCTGTACGTCCTCGACGGCAGGCTGAGGGTCGTGCTCGGGGAGACCGTGCACGACCTCGACCCCGGCGACAGCGCGCACTTCGACTCGCTCACTCCGCACCGGATCGCCGCGCTCGACCGTGCGGGCGTCCAGTTGCTCTTCGTCCACACGCTGCTGCAGAGCCCCGCCGCGGAGCTGTGCCTGGGCAGCGGAACCCATCGCTTCTGA
- a CDS encoding aspartate aminotransferase family protein, with protein sequence MSNDRPEGFDLTRLLAERGAERYDLHTRHLNHQLPRMLRTIGFDKVYERAEGAYFWDAEGNDYLDMLAGFGVMGLGRHHPVVRRALHDVLDASLADLTRFDCQPLPGLLAEKLLEHSPHLDRVFFGNSGTEAVETALKFARYATGKPRILYCTHAFHGLTTGSLSVNGEAGFRDGFAPLLPDTAIRLGDLDALRRELKHGDVAGLVVEPIQGKGVHASPPGFLRAAQELLHRHKAVLIADEVQTGLGRTGDFYAYQHEEGVEPDLLCVAKALSGGYVPVGATLGKDWIFKRVYSSMDRVLVHSASFGANAQAMAAGLAVLSVMDDEGTVANARRTGDLLRERLAELVGRYELLHEVRGRGLMIGIEFGRPSSLKLRSRWAMLQAARKGLFAQMVVVPLLQKHRILTQVSGDHLEVIKLIPPLVIGEPEVDRFVTAFTAVMDDAHNGGGLMWDFGRTLVKQAVGNR encoded by the coding sequence ATGAGCAACGACCGTCCGGAGGGCTTCGACCTGACGCGGCTCCTCGCCGAGCGCGGCGCGGAACGCTACGACCTGCACACCCGCCACCTCAACCACCAGCTGCCGCGCATGCTCCGCACCATCGGCTTCGACAAGGTCTACGAGCGGGCCGAGGGCGCGTACTTCTGGGACGCGGAAGGCAACGACTACCTCGACATGCTCGCCGGCTTCGGGGTGATGGGGCTCGGCAGGCACCATCCCGTCGTGCGCAGGGCGCTCCACGACGTCCTCGACGCCTCGCTCGCCGACCTGACCCGCTTCGACTGCCAGCCGCTGCCCGGACTGCTGGCCGAGAAGCTGCTGGAGCACAGTCCGCACCTGGACCGGGTGTTCTTCGGCAACAGCGGCACCGAGGCGGTCGAGACCGCGCTGAAATTCGCCCGGTACGCCACCGGCAAGCCGCGCATCCTCTACTGCACCCACGCCTTCCACGGGCTGACGACCGGCTCGCTCTCCGTCAACGGCGAGGCGGGGTTCCGGGACGGGTTCGCACCCCTGCTGCCCGACACGGCGATCCGGCTCGGCGACCTCGACGCCCTGCGGCGCGAACTGAAGCACGGTGACGTGGCGGGGCTCGTCGTCGAGCCCATCCAGGGCAAGGGCGTCCACGCCTCGCCGCCCGGCTTCCTGCGGGCCGCGCAGGAACTGCTGCACCGCCACAAGGCGGTGCTCATCGCGGACGAGGTCCAGACGGGCCTCGGCAGGACCGGCGACTTCTACGCGTACCAGCACGAGGAGGGGGTGGAGCCCGATCTGCTCTGTGTCGCCAAGGCGCTCTCCGGCGGATACGTGCCGGTCGGGGCGACCCTCGGCAAGGACTGGATCTTCAAGCGCGTCTACTCCTCCATGGACCGGGTCCTCGTCCACTCCGCGAGCTTCGGGGCCAACGCCCAGGCCATGGCGGCCGGGCTCGCGGTGCTGTCGGTGATGGACGACGAGGGAACCGTCGCGAACGCCCGCCGCACCGGCGACCTGCTGCGGGAGCGGCTCGCCGAGCTCGTCGGCCGCTACGAGCTGCTGCACGAGGTGCGGGGGCGCGGGCTGATGATCGGCATCGAGTTCGGACGGCCGTCCTCGCTGAAACTCCGCAGCCGGTGGGCGATGCTGCAAGCGGCACGGAAGGGGCTCTTCGCGCAGATGGTCGTCGTGCCGCTGCTGCAGAAGCACCGCATCCTCACGCAGGTCTCCGGCGATCATCTGGAGGTGATCAAACTGATCCCTCCGCTGGTCATCGGGGAGCCCGAGGTGGACCGCTTCGTGACCGCCTTCACGGCCGTGATGGACGACGCGCACAACGGCGGCGGACTGATGTGGGACTTCGGCAGGACACTGGTGAAACAGGCCGTCGGCAACCGCTGA
- the dxs gene encoding 1-deoxy-D-xylulose-5-phosphate synthase — protein sequence MTILETIKGPKDLKGLSRPELGELADEIRTFLVGAVTRTGGHLGPNLGVVELTVALHRAFDSPADRILWDTGHQSYVHKLLTGRQDFSKLRSKGGLSGYPSREESEHDVIENSHASTVLGWADGLAKAGELLGRPHHVVAVIGDGALTGGMAWEALNNIAAARNRPLIIVVNDNERSYAPTIGGLANHLATLRTTDGYERFLSWGKGVLQQTPVIGQPLYGSLHGAKKGFKDTFAPQGLFEDLGLKYVGPVDGHDTAAVESALHRAKRFHGPVLVHCITEKGRGYPPALADDADRFHTVGAMDPLTCEPLVVPAAPSWTSVFGDEIAAIGEERPDVVAITAAMLHPVGLTRFAERFPDRVWDVGIAEQHAAVSAAGLATGGLHPVVAVYATFLNRAFDQLLMDVALHRCGVTFVLDRAGVTGVDGPSHNGVWDMSLLQVVPGLRIAAPRDADRLREELREAVEVDDAPTVIRFPKESVGEPVAAVGRIGGMDVLHRSADPDVLFVAVGVMASLCLQAADLLAGAGVRCTVVDPRWVRPVDAHLPALAAEHRLVAVVEDNSRAGGVGSAIGQALRDAEVDVPLRTFGIPEQFLAHAGRAEVLADIGLTPVEIAGRIGESLARLGAAGERDVRKGSGA from the coding sequence GTGACCATACTGGAAACCATCAAGGGGCCGAAGGATCTCAAGGGGCTGAGCCGACCGGAGCTGGGCGAACTCGCCGACGAGATCAGGACGTTCCTCGTCGGGGCCGTGACGAGAACGGGGGGCCACCTCGGCCCCAACCTCGGGGTGGTCGAACTCACCGTCGCTCTGCACCGGGCCTTCGACTCGCCCGCGGACCGCATCCTGTGGGACACCGGACACCAGAGCTACGTCCACAAGCTCCTGACCGGACGCCAGGACTTCTCCAAGCTGCGCAGCAAGGGCGGCCTCTCCGGCTACCCCTCGCGCGAGGAGTCGGAGCACGACGTCATCGAGAACTCCCACGCCTCGACCGTGCTGGGCTGGGCCGACGGACTCGCCAAGGCCGGCGAGCTACTGGGCCGGCCCCACCACGTCGTCGCCGTCATCGGCGACGGGGCGCTGACGGGCGGGATGGCCTGGGAGGCGCTGAACAACATCGCCGCCGCCAGGAACCGCCCGCTGATCATCGTGGTGAACGACAACGAGCGCTCGTACGCCCCGACCATCGGCGGCCTCGCGAACCACCTCGCCACCCTGCGTACCACGGACGGGTACGAGCGCTTCCTGTCCTGGGGCAAAGGCGTCCTCCAGCAGACACCCGTCATCGGTCAGCCGCTGTACGGGTCACTGCACGGGGCCAAGAAGGGGTTCAAGGACACCTTCGCGCCGCAGGGCCTGTTCGAGGACCTGGGGCTCAAGTACGTCGGTCCGGTCGACGGGCACGACACGGCCGCGGTCGAGTCCGCCCTGCACCGGGCGAAACGCTTCCACGGTCCGGTCCTGGTGCACTGCATCACCGAGAAGGGGCGGGGCTACCCGCCCGCCCTGGCGGACGATGCCGACCGCTTCCACACCGTGGGCGCGATGGACCCGCTGACCTGCGAACCGCTCGTGGTACCCGCGGCACCCTCCTGGACCTCGGTGTTCGGCGACGAGATCGCGGCGATCGGTGAGGAGCGCCCCGACGTCGTCGCGATCACCGCGGCGATGCTGCACCCCGTCGGGCTGACCCGGTTCGCCGAGCGGTTCCCCGACCGGGTCTGGGACGTCGGGATCGCCGAGCAGCACGCGGCCGTCTCCGCGGCCGGGCTCGCCACCGGCGGACTGCACCCGGTCGTCGCCGTCTACGCGACCTTCCTCAACCGGGCGTTCGACCAGTTGCTGATGGATGTCGCCCTGCACCGGTGCGGCGTGACGTTCGTCCTGGACCGGGCCGGTGTCACGGGGGTCGACGGCCCCTCGCACAACGGCGTGTGGGACATGTCCCTGCTCCAGGTCGTCCCCGGTCTCCGGATCGCCGCCCCGCGCGACGCCGACCGGCTGCGCGAGGAGCTGCGTGAGGCCGTGGAGGTCGACGACGCCCCGACGGTGATCCGCTTCCCCAAGGAGTCGGTGGGGGAGCCGGTCGCGGCCGTCGGCCGGATCGGCGGCATGGACGTCCTGCACAGGTCGGCGGACCCCGACGTGCTGTTCGTGGCGGTCGGGGTGATGGCCTCCCTCTGCCTGCAGGCCGCCGACCTGCTCGCCGGAGCCGGCGTCCGCTGCACCGTCGTCGATCCGCGCTGGGTCAGACCCGTCGACGCGCACCTGCCCGCCCTCGCCGCGGAGCACCGGCTGGTCGCGGTGGTGGAGGACAACAGCCGTGCGGGCGGCGTCGGTTCGGCGATCGGTCAGGCGCTGCGGGACGCGGAGGTCGACGTACCGTTGCGGACGTTCGGCATCCCCGAGCAGTTCCTCGCGCATGCCGGTCGCGCCGAGGTCCTCGCCGACATCGGGCTCACGCCGGTGGAGATCGCCGGACGGATCGGGGAGTCGCTGGCCCGTCTCGGGGCAGCGGGGGAGCGGGACGTGCGGAAGGGAAGCGGAGCATGA